The following coding sequences lie in one Gammaproteobacteria bacterium genomic window:
- a CDS encoding acyl-CoA dehydrogenase, with protein sequence MSQSLTPFNWQDPMFLDQQLTEEERMIRDSAHAYCQQKLLPRVLEANRNEVFDPAIMRELGDLGLLGATLPSEYGGSDINYVSYGLIAREVERVDSGYRSAMSVQSSLVMHPIYSYGTQAQRLKYLPKLASGQWIGCFGLTEPDSGSDPSSMLTRATKVDGGYTLTGTKMWITNSPIADVFVVWAKLDGVIRGFILEKGMTGLSAPKISGKFSLRASITGEIVMDNVLVPAENIFPDIKGLAGPFGCLNKARYGIAWGSLGAAEFCFNAARNYTLDRKQFNRPLAANQLIQKKLADMQTEISLGLQGCLQMGRLMDAGSCPVELISMLKRNNCGKSLDIARVSRDMHGGNGISDEFGVIRHVMNLEAVNTYEGTHDIHALILGRAITGIPAFC encoded by the coding sequence ATGAGTCAGTCCCTAACCCCCTTCAATTGGCAAGACCCCATGTTTTTAGATCAGCAGCTGACCGAAGAAGAGCGAATGATCCGCGATAGTGCCCATGCCTATTGCCAACAAAAATTATTGCCAAGGGTACTCGAAGCCAACCGTAATGAGGTTTTTGACCCAGCCATCATGCGCGAACTTGGCGATTTAGGGTTGCTCGGCGCGACGTTGCCAAGTGAATACGGCGGCAGTGACATCAATTATGTCAGCTATGGGTTGATTGCCCGTGAAGTAGAGCGGGTTGACAGCGGTTACCGCAGCGCGATGAGCGTACAGTCATCGTTGGTAATGCACCCTATTTATAGCTATGGCACCCAAGCGCAGCGACTCAAATATTTACCTAAATTAGCGTCTGGTCAGTGGATTGGCTGTTTTGGTTTAACCGAACCCGATTCGGGCAGCGATCCATCGTCAATGCTCACTCGCGCGACTAAGGTTGATGGCGGTTACACATTAACGGGCACCAAAATGTGGATAACAAATTCCCCGATTGCCGATGTTTTTGTGGTGTGGGCCAAGCTTGACGGCGTGATCAGAGGTTTCATTTTAGAAAAAGGCATGACTGGTTTATCAGCACCTAAAATTTCTGGTAAATTTTCATTACGCGCCTCGATTACCGGTGAAATCGTGATGGACAATGTGCTGGTACCAGCAGAAAACATCTTTCCTGATATCAAAGGACTAGCGGGGCCATTCGGCTGCCTGAACAAAGCGCGTTACGGCATTGCTTGGGGCTCATTAGGCGCGGCCGAGTTCTGTTTCAATGCAGCCAGAAATTATACCCTTGATCGTAAACAGTTTAACCGTCCACTGGCAGCTAATCAGCTGATCCAAAAGAAACTCGCAGACATGCAAACAGAAATAAGCCTTGGCTTGCAAGGTTGTTTGCAAATGGGCCGCCTAATGGACGCCGGTAGCTGCCCGGTTGAACTTATCTCAATGCTTAAACGCAATAACTGTGGCAAATCTCTCGACATTGCCCGGGTATCTCGCGATATGCACGGTGGCAATGGCATTAGTGATGAGTTTGGCGTGATACGCCACGTTATGAATCTAGAGGCCGTTAATACCTATGAGGGCACCCACGATATTCACGCCTTAATTCTTGGTCGTGCCATCACCGGCATTCCAGCATTCTGCTAA
- a CDS encoding fumarylacetoacetate hydrolase family protein has translation MQQVSLNNQLITPSKVVCIGRNYVEHIAELGNQTPAQMVVFIKPNCAVSATLASSHQEPLHYEAELCFVYQQGKFSAVGFGLDLTKRGLQSTLKNQGLPWERAKAFTGAAVFSEFVSIDTIEDSLSLTLEIDGNVIQAGGISQMIYQPATILADLQTFLTLEDGDIVMTGTPKGVGVINAGSRFRGQVFQHGEVLVTGQWLAGD, from the coding sequence TTGCAGCAGGTTTCATTAAATAATCAGTTGATTACCCCAAGTAAGGTTGTTTGTATTGGCCGTAATTATGTTGAACATATTGCCGAACTTGGCAACCAGACCCCAGCGCAAATGGTGGTTTTTATTAAGCCCAATTGCGCGGTTTCAGCAACATTAGCCTCCTCTCATCAAGAGCCATTACATTATGAAGCCGAGTTATGTTTTGTTTACCAGCAAGGTAAATTTAGCGCGGTTGGCTTTGGATTAGATCTCACCAAGCGTGGCCTGCAAAGCACATTAAAAAACCAAGGTTTACCTTGGGAGCGGGCTAAAGCTTTTACTGGTGCCGCGGTTTTTAGTGAGTTTGTGTCAATTGATACTATCGAAGACTCGCTGAGCTTAACCTTAGAGATTGATGGTAATGTCATTCAGGCGGGTGGGATCAGCCAAATGATCTATCAGCCAGCAACTATCCTCGCTGATCTGCAAACATTTTTAACCCTTGAAGACGGTGATATTGTCATGACCGGCACTCCCAAAGGCGTTGGAGTGATTAATGCCGGCAGCCGTTTTCGTGGTCAGGTCTTTCAACATGGTGAAGTGCTGGTTACGGGTCAATGGCTTGCAGGCGATTAA
- a CDS encoding LysR family transcriptional regulator: MNLKRLDYFCQLAKVGNFTRAAQQIGIAQPALSIAIRKLEQELGLKLINRAEKNDLLTSEGKVLLKSATKLLAQAEQVKLELQELKDLSKGTVRVGISTMMGSYYLSEAIVAFKQQYPHIVVQLVDQGTAALEMMLSNGELDLALLRDVNVGTHLRYVSIIEEQMVAGVAANHPFAKESTITLAQFCREPLVLFHEGYFLREAVSEYSKKQRISLDLRMETNLIKLQRDLVRNGIGITTCLPKIFEHDNQLSAVPFNPPIVLKLGLAWKKNHYVSMASNAFIEFLKQRVAMTTQ; the protein is encoded by the coding sequence ATGAACCTCAAGCGTCTCGATTATTTTTGCCAATTGGCCAAGGTCGGTAATTTCACCCGTGCTGCGCAGCAAATTGGCATTGCTCAGCCTGCGCTTAGCATTGCGATTCGAAAACTAGAACAAGAGTTGGGGCTGAAGTTAATTAACCGGGCTGAAAAAAATGATTTATTAACCTCTGAAGGTAAAGTGCTGCTTAAATCGGCAACTAAACTATTAGCGCAGGCCGAACAAGTTAAGCTTGAGCTGCAAGAGCTAAAAGACTTGAGCAAGGGCACGGTGCGAGTTGGTATTTCAACCATGATGGGTTCGTATTATTTATCTGAGGCTATTGTCGCATTTAAACAACAATATCCTCATATTGTGGTGCAGTTGGTTGACCAAGGCACTGCGGCGCTTGAAATGATGCTGTCTAATGGCGAGCTTGATTTGGCATTGCTGCGTGATGTCAACGTCGGAACTCATCTGCGTTATGTCAGCATCATCGAAGAGCAAATGGTGGCAGGAGTCGCTGCTAATCATCCATTCGCTAAGGAATCGACAATTACTTTGGCCCAATTTTGTCGTGAGCCGTTGGTATTATTTCACGAGGGATATTTTTTGCGAGAGGCGGTTAGTGAATATTCAAAAAAACAACGTATTTCGCTTGATCTTCGGATGGAAACTAACCTCATTAAACTGCAACGGGATTTAGTTAGAAATGGGATTGGGATTACGACCTGTTTGCCTAAAATTTTCGAGCATGATAATCAATTATCAGCGGTGCCCTTTAATCCTCCTATTGTGTTAAAACTGGGCTTGGCCTGGAAGAAAAATCACTATGTATCGATGGCCAGTAATGCATTTATTGAATTTCTTAAACAACGAGTTGCAATGACGACTCAATAG
- a CDS encoding redoxin family protein: MNRLKPRTEEQFPLVMLSTINGQQVALGKPGHGLAWQLIIIYRGHHSPSCTDYLNQLNQYKDQFAAIDIDLIAASADNSEQLQQHLPQLSVSYPLAFGLSIEHMYQLNLHVSVPKDLQETNHPFAEPALFLVDDKGRLVLSDIADNPLTRPCLPPLLTGLQQLTRSELG; this comes from the coding sequence ATGAATAGACTCAAACCAAGGACTGAAGAACAGTTCCCTCTGGTCATGTTATCAACAATTAACGGTCAGCAGGTTGCTCTTGGCAAACCAGGCCATGGTTTGGCGTGGCAACTAATTATTATTTATCGCGGCCACCATAGTCCAAGCTGTACCGACTATTTAAACCAACTAAATCAGTATAAAGATCAGTTCGCCGCTATCGACATCGATCTTATTGCTGCATCAGCCGATAACAGCGAACAATTACAACAGCATTTGCCACAACTTAGTGTGTCATATCCGTTAGCATTTGGCTTATCGATTGAGCATATGTATCAATTAAACCTCCATGTCTCAGTGCCTAAAGATTTGCAAGAAACCAACCATCCATTTGCTGAGCCGGCATTATTTTTAGTCGATGACAAAGGTCGCTTAGTACTCAGTGATATCGCAGACAACCCGTTGACCAGACCATGTTTGCCACCGCTTTTAACTGGGTTACAGCAATTAACGCGAAGTGAACTCGGTTAA
- a CDS encoding ABC transporter permease subunit has protein sequence MSQAVILKRPVTNPLAASSKIRQLKDRLVHVSITAGGLMVLMTLLMIFGYLLYVVEPVFRSVTITEHHSQPATQEMLAFGSDELNEVGYYYDRQGQLNYYSLVDPTIDYSSIVLPLKSPQKISSVARPVDSDIVALGLNDGSVLISQPHFLLSFNNDNRTITPAIRYDYGQEPLLIDSQRQPLIQTAFAVNEEQLTLVALTQDNRVVLSRQTASENFMTEEVEWQGQSQQLSQVPVHIDQLFLTPSQQLLFILSGNNLHIYDLSLEEVGAAREVVQVNSPNGDVSAVGILSGGSSILIGNSDGVISQWFETRGDDGRQLSHIRDFKIEGAVAAIVAEPFRKTFAVTSQGGQLSLFHTTSEATLLTEKLATAVKDMRFSPRNNALIVRHQNKLKFYQVDNQHPEVTWSGLWQEVWYEGYSEPDYVWQSTSASDDFEPKLSLVPISFGTIKAAFYAMLFAMPLAVAGAIYTAYFMPAGLRKVVKPTVETMEALPTVILGFLAGLWLAPIVETRLPFVIMLVVFLPLVIVLFSFIHYRLPVALKRIVNEQFSSLLLIPIVLLVGWGCYQLSPLVEEYFMQGNARQFISNELGINFDQRNALVVGIAMGFAVIPTIFSITEDAIFSVPGHLSNGSLALGATRWQTLVGVVLLTASPGIFSAVMMGLGRAVGETMIVLMATGNTPIMDWNIFEGMRTLSANIAVEMPESEVGSTHYRVLFLAALVLFVFTFIFNTIAELVRQNLREKYGSL, from the coding sequence ATGAGCCAAGCAGTGATCCTTAAGCGACCCGTTACTAATCCTCTTGCCGCAAGCAGTAAAATTCGGCAGTTAAAAGACCGTCTAGTTCATGTCAGCATTACCGCTGGTGGGTTAATGGTGTTAATGACCTTGTTAATGATTTTTGGTTATTTACTTTATGTGGTTGAGCCGGTGTTCCGCTCGGTAACCATTACCGAGCATCACAGCCAACCAGCGACCCAAGAGATGCTGGCATTTGGCAGTGATGAGCTTAATGAGGTTGGTTACTATTATGACCGCCAAGGCCAACTAAATTATTATTCTCTGGTTGACCCGACCATTGACTACTCATCAATTGTTTTACCCTTAAAATCGCCTCAAAAAATTAGCAGCGTGGCGCGGCCAGTCGATTCTGACATTGTTGCCTTGGGTTTAAATGATGGCAGTGTGCTTATTTCGCAGCCGCACTTCTTATTAAGCTTTAACAACGACAATCGCACTATCACTCCTGCTATTCGTTATGACTATGGTCAAGAGCCGCTGTTGATAGACAGTCAGCGTCAGCCCTTAATACAAACAGCCTTTGCCGTTAACGAAGAACAATTGACGTTAGTGGCATTAACCCAAGATAACCGGGTGGTATTGTCACGACAAACAGCCAGTGAAAACTTCATGACCGAAGAAGTTGAATGGCAGGGGCAGTCTCAACAATTAAGTCAGGTGCCCGTTCATATCGACCAGCTGTTTTTAACCCCAAGCCAACAGCTATTATTTATTCTTAGCGGCAACAATTTACACATCTACGACTTATCACTAGAAGAGGTAGGCGCAGCGCGTGAAGTGGTGCAAGTAAATAGCCCCAATGGCGATGTTAGCGCTGTTGGTATTTTGTCGGGTGGTAGCTCGATATTAATTGGTAATTCAGACGGGGTAATTAGCCAGTGGTTTGAAACTCGCGGCGATGATGGTCGTCAACTAAGTCATATTCGTGATTTTAAGATTGAAGGTGCCGTGGCTGCCATTGTGGCAGAACCTTTTCGAAAAACTTTTGCAGTGACCAGTCAGGGCGGGCAATTAAGCTTATTTCATACCACCAGTGAAGCGACCTTGTTAACGGAGAAATTAGCGACAGCGGTAAAGGATATGCGTTTTTCGCCGCGCAATAACGCGTTAATTGTTCGTCATCAGAATAAACTCAAGTTTTATCAAGTTGACAACCAGCATCCAGAAGTGACTTGGAGCGGATTATGGCAAGAGGTTTGGTATGAAGGGTATAGCGAACCAGATTATGTGTGGCAATCTACTTCGGCCAGCGATGACTTTGAGCCTAAATTGTCTTTGGTGCCAATTTCATTTGGCACGATAAAAGCCGCATTTTACGCGATGTTATTCGCGATGCCGTTAGCGGTAGCTGGGGCAATTTATACGGCATATTTTATGCCTGCGGGTTTACGCAAGGTCGTCAAACCCACAGTGGAAACAATGGAAGCACTGCCAACGGTGATTTTGGGGTTTTTAGCTGGCTTGTGGTTAGCGCCTATTGTTGAGACTCGGTTGCCATTTGTAATCATGCTAGTGGTATTTTTACCGCTGGTCATTGTGCTGTTTTCATTCATTCATTACCGCTTGCCTGTCGCGCTTAAGCGCATTGTTAATGAGCAGTTTAGTAGCTTGCTGTTAATTCCTATTGTGTTGCTGGTGGGCTGGGGCTGTTATCAGTTAAGTCCGCTGGTTGAAGAATATTTTATGCAAGGCAATGCCCGGCAGTTTATTAGTAATGAACTGGGCATTAACTTTGACCAACGTAACGCGCTGGTGGTTGGCATCGCGATGGGGTTTGCGGTTATCCCGACCATCTTTTCTATTACCGAAGACGCAATATTTAGTGTGCCGGGTCATTTAAGTAATGGCTCATTAGCGCTCGGGGCCACTCGCTGGCAAACCTTGGTTGGGGTGGTGTTGTTAACGGCCAGTCCTGGCATATTTTCAGCGGTGATGATGGGCTTGGGTCGTGCTGTTGGCGAAACAATGATTGTGCTGATGGCAACGGGTAATACCCCGATTATGGATTGGAACATTTTTGAAGGCATGCGAACGCTGTCGGCCAATATTGCGGTAGAAATGCCGGAATCAGAAGTGGGGTCCACTCACTATCGAGTGTTGTTTTTAGCGGCGTTAGTGTTGTTTGTCTTTACGTTTATTTTCAATACTATCGCCGAGTTAGTTCGGCAAAATCTTCGTGAAAAATACGGTTCACTTTAA
- the pstB gene encoding phosphate ABC transporter ATP-binding protein: MINLDKLTKGQAPVDLANLPQQQRAFTINNLDLFYADKQALNNVSMAIPKGQVTAFIGPSGCGKSTLLRCLNRMNDLVDSCRIDGEILLDQQDIYAKSVDVATLRRHVGMVFQRPNPFPKSIYENVVYGLRLQGVKDRRVLDEAVETSLKGAALWAEVKDRLHDNAFGLSGGQQQRLVIARAIAIEPKVLLLDEPTSALDPISTLVVEELICQLKEKFTVVIVTHNMQQAARVSDNTAFMYMGELIEYSDTNTLFTTPAKKQTEDYITGRYG; encoded by the coding sequence ATGATTAATCTAGATAAGCTTACTAAGGGTCAAGCGCCCGTTGATTTAGCGAATTTACCTCAGCAACAAAGGGCATTCACTATTAATAATCTGGACCTGTTCTATGCCGATAAACAGGCCTTGAATAATGTGTCAATGGCTATTCCTAAAGGGCAGGTAACGGCGTTTATTGGGCCGTCTGGTTGTGGTAAATCAACCTTGTTACGTTGTCTTAATCGAATGAATGATTTGGTTGATAGTTGTCGAATCGATGGCGAAATATTATTAGACCAGCAAGATATTTATGCAAAATCGGTTGATGTCGCCACCTTGCGTCGCCATGTCGGCATGGTTTTTCAGCGCCCGAATCCATTTCCTAAATCAATTTATGAAAATGTAGTTTATGGCTTGCGCTTGCAAGGGGTTAAGGATCGTCGGGTGTTAGACGAAGCCGTTGAGACGTCATTAAAGGGCGCGGCATTATGGGCAGAAGTTAAAGACCGCTTGCATGACAATGCGTTTGGTTTGTCTGGCGGCCAGCAGCAACGTTTGGTCATTGCCCGGGCTATTGCGATTGAGCCGAAAGTGTTATTGCTTGATGAGCCAACCTCGGCTTTAGATCCTATTTCAACCTTGGTGGTCGAAGAGCTAATTTGCCAATTAAAAGAAAAGTTTACCGTGGTGATCGTCACCCACAATATGCAGCAAGCAGCCCGTGTGTCAGACAATACGGCGTTTATGTATATGGGTGAATTAATTGAGTATAGCGATACCAATACTTTGTTTACCACACCTGCTAAAAAACAAACAGAAGACTACATTACCGGTCGATACGGTTAA
- the phoU gene encoding phosphate signaling complex protein PhoU — MDKHNLQRHISGQFNAELENIRNQVLAMGGLVEQQLSDAISAIHHLDMTLARQIIKNDQKVNAYEVAIDEESIGIIARRQPAAGDLRLIFAISKTVADLERIGDNAKKLAAVVLDKVDHQQQPLLISLENLGRQCISMLHEVLDAFARMDADLAFEVHGQDQNIDRQYETVMRELMTYMMADPRSIPAVMEVMWAARALERVGDRSQNIAEYVIYFVKGLDVRHLDQEQLQQIMKK, encoded by the coding sequence ATGGATAAGCATAACTTACAGCGTCATATCTCTGGTCAGTTTAATGCTGAATTAGAAAATATTCGCAATCAGGTATTAGCGATGGGCGGCTTAGTTGAGCAACAACTTAGCGATGCCATTAGCGCCATTCATCATCTCGATATGACCTTGGCCCGGCAAATTATAAAAAATGATCAGAAAGTTAATGCCTACGAAGTAGCGATTGACGAGGAAAGCATTGGCATTATCGCGCGCAGGCAGCCAGCGGCCGGAGATTTGCGATTAATTTTTGCTATCTCAAAAACCGTGGCCGATCTGGAACGCATTGGTGATAACGCCAAGAAATTAGCGGCCGTGGTATTAGATAAAGTCGATCACCAGCAGCAGCCGTTGCTCATTAGCTTAGAAAACCTAGGCCGTCAGTGTATTTCGATGCTGCATGAAGTGCTTGACGCATTTGCTCGGATGGATGCCGATTTAGCATTTGAGGTCCATGGTCAGGATCAAAACATTGATCGTCAGTACGAAACCGTGATGCGAGAACTGATGACTTACATGATGGCTGATCCGCGCTCAATTCCAGCCGTAATGGAAGTGATGTGGGCTGCTCGGGCATTAGAACGCGTTGGTGATCGGAGCCAAAACATTGCTGAATATGTGATTTATTTTGTGAAAGGTTTGGATGTTCGTCATCTTGATCAGGAGCAGTTGCAACAAATTATGAAAAAATAG
- a CDS encoding CoA transferase has protein sequence MTGALDGIKVVDLSRILAGPWASQMLADFGAQVIKIERPSTGDDTRLWGPPFIESASTKQPPQAAYFHCANRNKQSLALDISTTQGQKIIKSLIKNADVLIENYKVGGLKKYGLDYHSLQQINPKLVYCSITGFGQDGPCAHKAGYDAMIQGEGGLMSLTGQCDGEPMKVGVALVDIMTGLYSCNAILATLLARGKTGQGQHIDIALLDVQIAALANQGMNYLTTGENPARLGNGHPNIVPYQTFATVDGSLILAVGNDLQFERLCQVAQRQTLAQDPRFKTNAARVKHRTDLIPLLAKIIAAHSTEYWVKLLEQVAVPCGPVNTLEQVFNHPQIKHRNMVRQLTNEQGEEIPTVASPINLSQTPLQYHSAAPALGQHNKQILSQQLGYSAEEISLLRQQGIIS, from the coding sequence ATGACGGGTGCACTGGATGGCATTAAAGTGGTCGATTTAAGCCGAATTTTAGCGGGGCCTTGGGCGTCGCAAATGTTGGCAGATTTCGGCGCACAAGTAATCAAAATTGAACGCCCGAGCACTGGCGACGATACTCGCTTGTGGGGCCCGCCCTTTATAGAAAGTGCGAGCACCAAGCAGCCGCCACAAGCCGCCTATTTTCATTGTGCCAATCGCAACAAGCAATCACTGGCGCTTGATATCAGCACAACTCAAGGCCAAAAAATTATAAAATCGCTGATTAAAAATGCCGATGTGTTGATTGAAAATTATAAGGTCGGCGGCTTAAAGAAATACGGCCTCGATTACCACAGCTTGCAGCAAATTAACCCTAAACTGGTTTATTGCTCAATCACTGGCTTTGGCCAAGATGGCCCCTGCGCCCACAAAGCAGGTTATGACGCGATGATTCAAGGTGAAGGCGGCTTAATGAGTCTAACCGGTCAATGTGATGGTGAACCGATGAAAGTCGGCGTGGCCTTAGTCGACATTATGACCGGACTCTACAGCTGCAATGCTATTTTGGCGACGTTACTTGCTCGTGGTAAAACGGGGCAAGGTCAACACATTGATATTGCATTGCTCGACGTCCAAATTGCGGCGCTGGCTAATCAAGGCATGAATTACCTCACCACCGGGGAAAATCCCGCTCGTTTAGGTAATGGCCATCCTAATATTGTGCCCTATCAAACCTTTGCGACCGTTGATGGCAGTTTAATTTTAGCTGTTGGCAATGACCTTCAGTTTGAACGATTGTGTCAGGTAGCTCAGCGCCAAACCTTAGCACAAGATCCCCGCTTTAAAACTAACGCCGCTCGGGTCAAGCATCGCACTGACTTAATCCCACTATTGGCCAAGATAATCGCAGCTCACAGCACTGAATATTGGGTTAAGTTGCTAGAACAAGTCGCCGTGCCCTGCGGCCCCGTTAATACACTTGAACAGGTCTTTAATCATCCGCAAATAAAACACCGCAACATGGTGCGCCAGCTTACCAATGAGCAAGGCGAGGAAATTCCAACCGTTGCATCACCGATTAACCTGTCGCAAACGCCATTGCAATATCACAGTGCGGCACCAGCGTTAGGTCAGCATAACAAGCAAATTCTGTCACAGCAGTTAGGTTACTCTGCCGAAGAAATCAGCTTGTTACGCCAGCAAGGTATTATATCTTAA
- the pstA gene encoding phosphate ABC transporter permease PstA, which translates to MGNWYKSGSPWIWLTSGAVSISLIAVLGLLALIAWRGLTYFWPSQIWQFEVQHPDGTQQRVIGEIYERDMIPALQLQESGVAVAAGVEEVESLLVKTGNREFVELDFRWLLTSTIISQSIPKQLAVFERNKNGNFYGYVESVTVDGVKYDTSPQETELQLDIALERVETLAETIDQLQQSDIGSINYQLESLRLEQRRYELNDGLTPDVANKIQRQQQQLSDQYQILATQLFAMRDQMNRDVVIVRDMRGESVPIKLSYVLAVHYPNNMSVIEKTGYWFSAIAGFVSDDPREANTEGGVFPAIFGTIFMVMLMAVIVTPFGVVAAIYLHEYAKKGPITKFIRIAVINLAGVPSVVYGVFGLGFFVYVLGGSIDALLYPEAAPAPVFGTPGVLWSALTLAILTLPVVIVSTEEGLSRIPISLRQGSLALGATKAETLWKIIIPMASPAIMTGLILAVARAAGEVAPLMLVGVVKMAPTLPLDGNFPFFHVDRKFMHLGFHIYDVGFQSPNVEAARPLVFATSFLLVTVIIGLNISAIGIRNYLREKYRSLEG; encoded by the coding sequence ATGGGTAATTGGTATAAAAGTGGTTCACCGTGGATTTGGTTAACATCGGGTGCCGTTAGCATCAGTTTAATCGCGGTATTAGGGCTGTTGGCATTAATTGCATGGCGTGGACTGACCTATTTTTGGCCCTCGCAAATATGGCAGTTTGAGGTGCAGCATCCTGATGGCACCCAACAGCGGGTCATTGGTGAAATATATGAGCGTGACATGATCCCAGCGCTGCAATTGCAGGAGTCGGGCGTTGCAGTTGCCGCAGGGGTTGAAGAAGTTGAATCGTTATTGGTTAAAACCGGCAATCGAGAATTTGTTGAACTAGATTTTCGGTGGTTATTAACCAGTACTATTATTAGTCAAAGCATCCCCAAGCAACTGGCGGTCTTTGAACGCAATAAAAATGGTAACTTTTACGGTTATGTTGAAAGTGTCACGGTTGACGGGGTTAAGTACGACACCAGCCCACAAGAAACAGAGCTGCAACTGGACATTGCTTTAGAGCGAGTTGAAACCTTGGCGGAAACGATTGACCAGTTACAACAATCGGACATTGGCAGCATCAACTATCAATTAGAATCATTGCGGTTAGAACAGCGCCGTTATGAGCTCAATGATGGGTTGACACCAGACGTTGCCAATAAAATTCAGCGCCAGCAACAGCAGTTGAGTGACCAATATCAAATTTTAGCCACCCAATTATTTGCGATGCGAGACCAAATGAATCGTGATGTGGTGATAGTACGTGATATGCGCGGAGAGTCAGTGCCAATTAAGCTGAGTTATGTGCTAGCCGTTCACTATCCAAATAATATGAGTGTTATCGAAAAAACCGGCTATTGGTTCAGTGCTATCGCTGGCTTTGTTAGTGACGATCCGCGTGAGGCTAATACGGAAGGCGGTGTTTTCCCTGCGATATTTGGCACCATATTTATGGTGATGTTAATGGCTGTTATTGTGACTCCATTTGGGGTCGTGGCTGCGATATATTTACATGAATACGCGAAAAAAGGCCCAATCACTAAGTTTATTCGGATAGCGGTAATTAATCTCGCTGGCGTGCCTTCGGTAGTCTACGGGGTCTTTGGTTTAGGCTTTTTTGTTTACGTACTTGGCGGCAGCATTGATGCGCTACTGTACCCCGAAGCGGCACCAGCGCCAGTGTTTGGTACCCCAGGTGTATTATGGTCGGCTTTAACGCTGGCGATTTTAACCTTGCCGGTGGTGATAGTCTCAACGGAAGAAGGTTTATCGCGGATCCCGATATCGTTACGACAAGGCAGTTTGGCTCTGGGTGCGACTAAGGCGGAAACCTTATGGAAGATCATTATTCCGATGGCCAGCCCAGCGATTATGACCGGCTTAATTTTAGCCGTGGCCCGTGCCGCCGGTGAAGTTGCGCCGCTGATGCTGGTGGGGGTGGTCAAAATGGCACCGACATTACCGCTGGATGGTAACTTTCCATTTTTTCATGTTGATCGAAAGTTTATGCACTTGGGCTTTCACATTTATGATGTTGGTTTTCAAAGTCCTAATGTTGAAGCGGCACGACCTTTGGTCTTTGCTACTTCATTTTTACTTGTCACTGTTATTATTGGTTTAAACATCAGTGCGATTGGTATTCGTAATTACTTACGCGAAAAGTATCGTTCACTGGAAGGGTAG
- a CDS encoding 3-hydroxyacyl-CoA dehydrogenase has protein sequence MDLQNKVAVITGGASGLGLATLEQLIKAGAKVAIFDLNQQAAAQVVTEFGHDNCLFVQTDVTSDSSVAAAFEHVVEKFGQVDICINCAGIAPAKKVLDRDGQAQPLSDFSKAVTINLVGTFNVARIAAQCMARNVATGEANERGIIINTASVAAYDGQMGQCAYAASKSGVVGMTLPMARDLARNGIRVNTIAPGIMGTPMLLAMPENVQESLVEKIQFPKRMGLPSEFGRLVVHMIENSYFNGETVRLDAAIRMPPK, from the coding sequence ATGGATCTACAAAACAAAGTCGCCGTAATCACTGGTGGCGCTTCAGGTTTAGGTCTAGCGACCTTAGAGCAACTGATTAAAGCCGGTGCCAAGGTCGCCATTTTTGATCTGAACCAGCAAGCAGCAGCGCAAGTCGTTACCGAGTTTGGCCACGACAACTGTCTTTTTGTGCAAACAGATGTCACCAGTGACAGTTCTGTTGCAGCGGCTTTTGAGCACGTGGTCGAAAAATTTGGCCAAGTAGATATCTGCATAAACTGTGCAGGCATTGCCCCGGCAAAAAAGGTCTTAGATCGCGATGGTCAGGCGCAACCTTTAAGCGATTTCAGCAAAGCGGTAACAATCAATCTAGTCGGCACATTTAATGTCGCTCGCATCGCTGCCCAGTGCATGGCCAGAAATGTAGCCACTGGAGAAGCCAATGAACGCGGTATTATTATCAACACCGCATCAGTTGCCGCCTATGACGGACAAATGGGTCAATGTGCTTATGCCGCCAGCAAAAGTGGTGTGGTCGGTATGACACTACCGATGGCGCGAGATCTTGCGCGCAATGGTATTCGGGTTAATACCATTGCACCTGGCATTATGGGCACGCCAATGTTACTGGCCATGCCTGAAAATGTTCAAGAATCCTTGGTCGAAAAAATTCAGTTTCCTAAACGCATGGGCCTGCCTAGCGAATTTGGTCGTCTTGTCGTGCACATGATCGAAAATAGTTATTTTAATGGTGAAACCGTGCGATTAGACGCCGCTATCAGAATGCCTCCTAAATAA